From the Denticeps clupeoides unplaced genomic scaffold, fDenClu1.1, whole genome shotgun sequence genome, one window contains:
- the rps12 gene encoding small ribosomal subunit protein eS12 — protein sequence MAEEGIAAGGVMDVNTALPEVLKTALIHDGLARGIREAAKALDKRQAHLCVLAANCDEPMYVKLVEALCAEHQINLIKVDDNKKLGEWVGLCKIDREGKPRKVVGCSCVVIKDYGKESQAKDVIEEYFKSKK from the exons ATGGCCGAGGAAGG CATCGCTGCTGGAGGTGTGATGGACGTGAACACCGCGCTGCCGGAGGTGTTGAAGACCGCGCTCATCCACGACGGGCTGGCGCGGGGGATCCGTGAGGCGGCCAAGGCGCTGGACAA ACGCCAGGCCCATCTGTGCGTCCTCGCCGCGAACTGTGACGAGCCGATGTACGTGAAGCTGGTGGAAGCCCTGTGCGCCGAGCACCAGATCAACCTCATCAAG GTGGACGACAACAAGAAGCTGGGCGAGTGGGTGGGGCTCTGCAAGATCGACCGGGAGGGTAAACCCAGGAAGGTGGTCGGCTGCAGCTGCGTGGTCATCAAG GACTACGGCAAGGAGTCTCAGGCCAAGGACGTGATTGAGGAGTACTTCAAGTCCAAGAAATGA
- the LOC114784070 gene encoding SH3 domain-binding glutamic acid-rich-like protein 3 codes for MSVTVYFSSVSGSREMKQQQSEIFQFLDSKKMKYQAVDISQNAELKEQMRKQVGRPNAMPPQVFNGDKYCGDYAAFFNAVEEGKAAAFFQL; via the exons ATGTCCGTCACCGTCTACTTCAGCAGTGTGAGCGGATCGAGGGAG atgaagcagcagcagagcgAGATTTTCCAGTTCCTGGATTCCAAGAAGATGAAGTACCAAGCGGTGGACATCTCCCAGAATGCCGAGCTGAAGGAGCAGATGAGGAAGCAGGTGGGGAGGCCGAACGCCATGCCCCCCCAGGTGTTCAACGGGGACAAATACTGCGGC GACTACGCCGCCTTCTTTAATGCTGTGGAGGAGGGGAAGGCTGCAGCCTTCTTCCAGCTTTAA